From Candidatus Pedobacter colombiensis, one genomic window encodes:
- a CDS encoding GDSL-type esterase/lipase family protein, translating into MKRTKIFIATCGLLGITMVANAQKEVKIDSNYANSYYLQRMEYFKKMPHVKNEIVFLGNSITERGEWQEILSNSRYPIVNRGIGGDNSFGILARMDEILTAKPKAIFLMDGINDLFRKLPYEVSIYNYKRIIRMIKAKSPKTRIYIESALPINEEMTTADYTKGRNVMVPVLNAKIKQLAEEEKITYINIVPLFQDDKGNLKKEMTIDGVHLKASAYIDWVAYLKELKYL; encoded by the coding sequence ATGAAACGTACTAAAATATTTATTGCGACTTGTGGTTTGCTAGGCATAACAATGGTTGCAAATGCACAAAAAGAAGTGAAGATTGACAGCAATTATGCCAACTCATATTATTTACAACGTATGGAGTATTTTAAAAAGATGCCTCATGTTAAGAATGAAATTGTGTTTTTGGGCAACAGTATTACCGAGCGGGGGGAGTGGCAGGAAATCTTATCCAATAGTCGATACCCAATTGTTAATCGTGGGATTGGTGGTGACAATTCATTCGGCATTTTGGCTCGCATGGATGAGATATTGACGGCTAAACCGAAGGCTATTTTCTTGATGGATGGAATTAATGATCTGTTTAGGAAATTACCTTATGAAGTAAGTATTTATAATTATAAAAGGATTATCAGAATGATCAAGGCAAAATCACCTAAAACCAGGATTTATATCGAAAGTGCTTTGCCAATAAATGAAGAAATGACTACAGCCGATTATACTAAGGGACGTAATGTAATGGTGCCGGTGTTGAATGCTAAAATTAAGCAGTTGGCAGAGGAAGAAAAGATTACTTATATCAATATAGTTCCTTTGTTTCAGGACGACAAAGGAAATTTAAAAAAGGAGATGACCATCGATGGTGTACACCTTAAAGCAAGCGCTTATATTGATTGGGTAGCTTATTTAAAAGAATTAAAATATTTATGA
- a CDS encoding GDSL-type esterase/lipase family protein, which translates to MKGLFIGILLALPFYGSSQEQVVIDSSYINGHYLQRLEFFKKVPKQKNEIVFLGNSITEGGKWQELIPNKHVVNRGISGDVTFGTIARMDVILASKPDKIFILIGINDMKRGIPQEIILNNYRKVIHMIKTQSPATKIYVESILPVNKAMLPASYAKLSNPAIIEINNQIKVICEKEKLNYVNLYEVFARPDGELKKELSIDGLHLKPVAYIQWADYLRKIKAL; encoded by the coding sequence ATGAAGGGACTTTTTATTGGAATATTACTCGCATTGCCTTTTTATGGTAGCTCACAAGAGCAAGTTGTAATAGACAGCAGTTATATCAATGGTCATTATTTACAAAGACTGGAATTTTTTAAAAAAGTGCCTAAGCAGAAAAATGAAATTGTTTTTCTAGGCAACAGCATTACCGAGGGCGGGAAATGGCAGGAGCTTATTCCCAATAAGCATGTGGTAAATAGGGGAATCAGTGGTGATGTAACTTTTGGTACAATAGCAAGGATGGATGTGATCTTGGCATCGAAACCTGACAAGATCTTTATACTGATTGGAATTAATGACATGAAACGTGGGATTCCTCAAGAGATTATCTTGAATAATTACAGGAAAGTGATCCATATGATTAAAACGCAATCGCCTGCTACAAAAATATATGTGGAAAGCATATTACCGGTAAATAAGGCAATGCTTCCTGCATCTTATGCCAAATTATCTAATCCGGCGATTATTGAAATAAACAACCAGATAAAAGTGATCTGTGAAAAGGAAAAGCTGAATTATGTAAATCTGTATGAGGTATTTGCCAGACCTGATGGCGAATTAAAAAAGGAATTAAGTATAGATGGCCTTCATTTAAAGCCGGTAGCCTATATTCAATGGGCCGATTATTTAAGGAAAATCAAAGCACTGTAA
- a CDS encoding MFS transporter — protein MSKLKTKKTINPIFWIPTTWFAMGLPFVALSGASSIMYKNMGISDTQIAFWTSLIMFPWTIKPLWGPFLEMYKTKKFFVYTTQIFTGLLFGLLALTLQMDHFFSFSIAILTIIAISGSTHDTAADGVYLNELSPKLQAKFVGWQGAFYNIAKVLSGGVLVYMAGQLEKEIGIHNAWMVVMFAYGIIMVLLGVYNMNVLPSGNEAKQVSSVQEGFATLKDVIITFFQKKNIWFSLCFIVFYRFAEGQAIKIVPLFFKASRESGGLGLSTSEIGLLYGVFGSIAFVLGSIVAGYYVSNKGLTKKTLLILCTFFNLPFAAYAFLAVTMPQNMYIIASAVAIEYFGYGYGFVGLILFMMQNIAPGKYKMAHYAFGSGLMNLGFMIPSMISGLLSDYLGYKEFFIWVLIATIPAFLVTWLVPLMPVEKESEEEMNTAIEEAIA, from the coding sequence GTGTCAAAACTTAAAACGAAGAAAACCATAAATCCCATCTTTTGGATACCAACTACTTGGTTTGCTATGGGATTACCTTTTGTTGCACTATCGGGGGCAAGTTCTATCATGTATAAAAACATGGGGATTTCTGATACGCAAATTGCCTTCTGGACTTCACTAATTATGTTCCCATGGACGATCAAACCGCTTTGGGGACCATTTTTGGAAATGTATAAAACAAAGAAGTTTTTCGTTTATACCACCCAAATTTTTACGGGTTTATTGTTTGGGCTTTTGGCTTTAACCTTACAGATGGACCATTTTTTCAGTTTCTCCATAGCCATTTTAACGATAATTGCCATTAGTGGCTCCACTCATGATACAGCTGCTGATGGTGTGTATTTAAACGAGCTGAGCCCAAAGCTGCAGGCCAAATTTGTAGGTTGGCAAGGAGCTTTCTATAACATTGCAAAGGTTTTATCTGGCGGTGTTTTGGTATATATGGCTGGACAGTTGGAAAAGGAAATCGGTATTCATAATGCCTGGATGGTGGTTATGTTCGCCTATGGGATTATTATGGTCTTGCTTGGGGTATATAATATGAATGTCCTTCCTTCAGGGAATGAAGCTAAACAAGTTAGCTCTGTTCAGGAGGGCTTTGCTACTTTGAAGGATGTAATCATCACTTTTTTCCAAAAAAAGAACATTTGGTTTAGTCTGTGTTTCATCGTTTTCTATCGTTTTGCAGAAGGACAAGCCATTAAAATTGTTCCCTTATTTTTTAAAGCATCCAGAGAATCAGGTGGATTGGGTTTAAGTACTTCTGAAATTGGTTTGCTGTATGGTGTTTTTGGCTCAATAGCTTTCGTATTGGGATCTATCGTTGCTGGTTATTACGTTTCGAATAAAGGTTTAACCAAAAAAACGCTTCTTATTTTGTGTACCTTTTTTAACCTGCCATTCGCAGCTTATGCTTTTCTGGCTGTAACCATGCCTCAGAATATGTATATCATCGCATCGGCAGTGGCTATAGAATATTTTGGGTACGGGTATGGGTTTGTTGGTCTGATTCTGTTTATGATGCAGAATATTGCTCCTGGTAAATATAAAATGGCGCATTATGCTTTTGGAAGTGGCTTAATGAATTTAGGTTTTATGATTCCTTCCATGATCAGTGGTTTGCTGAGCGACTATTTAGGTTATAAGGAATTTTTTATCTGGGTGTTGATCGCAACAATTCCGGCTTTTCTGGTGACCTGGCTGGTGCCACTAATGCCTGTAGAAAAAGAATCAGAGGAAGAAATGAATACTGCTATAGAAGAGGCTATCGCTTAA
- a CDS encoding DUF5009 domain-containing protein, with the protein MKKREEALDALRGLAILLMVLSSSISFGILPAWMYHAQVPPPYHVFKPEVPGITWVDLVFPFFLFTMGAAIPLALQKKLEEQSVLKTVLQVVQRYLLLVVFALFTFYARAWVMSGTAGWKEHLLSIGCFFVLFLMYARFNNLKNKAISSGIKIVGFALAATFLMLYPFKNGFSLSSSDIIIIVLANMAFFGTLIWWLTRNQPLLRIGILPLLMAILLTAKDAGTWNSAVFNWSPLPWMYKLYYLKYLFIVLPGTFAGEWLLNRSASPIQDLIAGAKAKLLSVGALCWLLLICNVVCLYMRWLVPNLLLTGALSLLLLQRLKGLNEGSDKTFFTKLANAGVYLLILGLFFEAFEGGIKKDISTFSYYFVNTGLAFLVLLSFTIFERLGYFSAIITYLGNNGKNPMVAYTAGNLFLIPLLKLTGTDVYLDSVASLPAGGFLRGLIFTGVVSLITLYCTRAKLFWKT; encoded by the coding sequence ATGAAAAAAAGAGAAGAAGCTTTAGATGCGCTTAGGGGATTGGCCATATTGCTGATGGTTTTATCGAGCAGTATTTCCTTTGGGATTTTACCTGCATGGATGTACCATGCACAAGTGCCGCCACCTTACCATGTTTTTAAACCAGAAGTTCCTGGAATAACCTGGGTAGATTTGGTGTTCCCATTTTTCTTGTTTACGATGGGGGCCGCTATCCCACTAGCATTGCAAAAGAAACTAGAGGAACAGTCAGTTTTAAAGACAGTCTTACAGGTTGTTCAACGGTATCTATTGTTGGTTGTATTTGCCTTGTTTACCTTTTACGCACGTGCCTGGGTAATGAGTGGTACGGCAGGATGGAAAGAGCATTTGCTTTCTATTGGCTGTTTCTTTGTGCTTTTTCTGATGTATGCACGCTTTAATAATTTAAAGAATAAAGCGATTTCCTCTGGTATTAAAATCGTTGGTTTTGCTTTGGCTGCTACATTTTTAATGCTCTATCCATTTAAAAATGGATTTAGTTTAAGCTCTAGTGATATCATCATTATCGTCTTGGCCAATATGGCTTTTTTTGGAACCTTAATCTGGTGGCTTACACGCAATCAACCATTATTAAGGATTGGTATCCTACCCCTGCTCATGGCAATATTATTAACAGCTAAGGATGCCGGAACCTGGAATAGTGCCGTTTTTAACTGGTCGCCCTTACCTTGGATGTATAAATTGTATTACCTTAAATATCTATTTATTGTATTACCTGGGACGTTCGCGGGAGAATGGTTGCTAAATAGAAGTGCTTCGCCGATTCAGGATTTGATTGCAGGGGCTAAAGCAAAACTATTAAGTGTAGGTGCTTTATGCTGGCTATTGCTGATCTGTAATGTGGTTTGCTTATACATGCGATGGCTGGTACCCAATCTTCTGCTTACAGGAGCATTATCGTTATTGTTGCTGCAACGATTAAAAGGACTAAATGAAGGAAGCGATAAAACATTCTTTACAAAACTTGCAAATGCAGGAGTTTATCTACTCATCTTAGGTTTGTTTTTTGAAGCTTTTGAGGGGGGGATTAAAAAAGATATATCTACTTTTAGTTATTATTTTGTAAACACTGGATTGGCTTTCCTGGTACTGTTGTCTTTCACCATTTTTGAAAGGTTGGGCTATTTCTCAGCTATAATCACTTATCTGGGTAATAATGGCAAAAACCCTATGGTAGCCTATACGGCCGGAAACTTATTCCTGATCCCTTTATTGAAGCTTACTGGCACTGATGTATATTTGGACAGCGTGGCAAGTTTACCTGCTGGAGGATTTTTAAGGGGCTTAATATTTACCGGAGTGGTGTCATTAATTACCTTGTATTGCACTCGTGCCAAACTATTCTGGAAAACCTAA
- a CDS encoding DUF5017 domain-containing protein has protein sequence MNKLKYILGVLLLPVMVACQKSEPEKPTFNVNTAKQEYKVGEIVTFSISGYADLISFYSGEPGKEYRFKDRIESEDSKLKLRISTQALYGSQTNNLTFWYSTNFNDTYTVEGLKAATWKEITNRVKLSTYTGGSVGPIEQDSEVDISDLPVSNTPIYFAFKYEGWESATAALGGKTWRIHGFDLYNIATDGRRTDIATAKSPQWIAIDVVNPVNKWTFQNVAPFMIFAPNSTLLPSEDWAVSRAFLPNATKPDVGVGIKDYLKPMRDYKYTFTKEGKYTVTFVGKNVNNLGEEAVVKTLTIVVTK, from the coding sequence ATGAATAAATTAAAATATATTTTAGGCGTTTTATTATTGCCTGTTATGGTTGCCTGTCAGAAATCTGAACCTGAAAAACCAACCTTTAATGTAAATACAGCAAAACAAGAATATAAAGTAGGCGAAATTGTAACATTTTCTATAAGTGGTTATGCTGACCTGATCTCTTTCTATTCAGGTGAGCCGGGGAAAGAGTATCGCTTTAAAGATAGAATTGAGTCGGAAGATTCTAAATTAAAATTAAGAATATCTACGCAAGCACTTTATGGTAGTCAAACCAATAACCTGACGTTTTGGTATTCCACAAACTTCAATGATACTTATACTGTAGAGGGCTTAAAGGCGGCAACCTGGAAAGAAATTACCAATAGGGTTAAATTAAGTACTTATACAGGTGGATCCGTAGGGCCAATTGAACAGGATTCTGAAGTAGATATATCAGATCTTCCGGTTTCAAATACACCTATCTATTTTGCCTTTAAATATGAGGGTTGGGAAAGTGCTACAGCTGCTTTGGGAGGTAAAACATGGAGGATTCACGGTTTCGATTTATATAATATTGCAACGGATGGCAGACGCACAGATATTGCTACAGCAAAGTCTCCGCAATGGATTGCTATAGATGTTGTAAATCCAGTAAATAAATGGACTTTTCAAAATGTTGCACCATTCATGATTTTTGCTCCAAATAGTACGTTGTTGCCTAGTGAGGATTGGGCGGTAAGCCGTGCTTTTTTACCAAATGCAACAAAGCCTGATGTTGGTGTTGGAATTAAGGATTATCTGAAGCCGATGAGAGACTACAAGTATACATTTACTAAAGAAGGTAAATACACAGTCACATTCGTCGGTAAAAATGTGAATAACCTTGGTGAAGAAGCGGTGGTTAAAACATTAACCATTGTAGTTACAAAATAA
- a CDS encoding RagB/SusD family nutrient uptake outer membrane protein, with protein sequence MKRILYSIAILGMALTSSSCKKFLNPSPTDFSAPKDFFRNEAEVNGALTGIYDVLGKSATYGRYMFYEMDVADDSFINLSNWTQDLGLYNYSPSDTKLTDSWTALYNGINRANMLIENIDKAVMDKEKKKIALGEAIFLRAYYHFILTNNWGNVPLKTASTKSGFEVNYKNSPYKVNYDFIVSEMEKAADMVAPHRTYTYGSRVTQSVVWGILARVNLKMAGAPLRDVSRYAEVIKWAQKVKQAGHTLNPNYKQVFINMSEKKYDLNEVIWEVEFGKRNGTQVEEGSVGVINGIAANENIGYSYGAKHVTNNFYNSFDSDDLRRDWNINTFSYSADVEGGKVAYSPTQLYNRGDAKWRREYENTAPKFNGTSTINFPILRYSDVLLMLAEAENEVNGVTSIAVDAVNEVKRRAHGKLMAGEVVKSVTITNGGAYTKAPTAVFSGGGGGFGATATVVVSGGKISGVYMISSGSGYTSAPVITLVGGEGAGGAILTPVISKNATNNYDLTAAEKDSPDNLRTAIRKERSLELCFEGLRRFDLVRWGQFYSAMKNYEIEIANTKPATGYDHAIKAAKNVSERDTLFAIPAAELNSNRDINQNKGW encoded by the coding sequence ATGAAACGCATATTATATAGCATAGCGATATTAGGAATGGCATTAACTTCATCATCATGTAAGAAGTTTCTGAACCCATCACCGACAGATTTTTCAGCACCAAAGGATTTCTTTAGAAACGAAGCAGAGGTAAATGGAGCCTTAACAGGTATTTATGATGTACTTGGTAAGTCGGCCACTTATGGCAGGTATATGTTCTATGAAATGGATGTGGCTGATGACAGCTTTATTAACCTTTCTAATTGGACACAGGATTTAGGCTTATACAATTATAGCCCATCAGATACTAAATTAACGGACAGCTGGACAGCTTTATACAATGGAATCAACAGAGCGAATATGTTGATTGAAAATATAGATAAAGCAGTAATGGATAAGGAAAAGAAGAAGATTGCCCTTGGTGAAGCGATCTTTTTGAGAGCGTATTATCATTTCATTCTAACCAATAATTGGGGTAATGTACCTTTAAAAACGGCCTCCACTAAATCAGGTTTTGAAGTGAATTATAAAAATTCTCCATATAAAGTAAATTACGACTTTATTGTAAGTGAAATGGAAAAAGCGGCTGATATGGTTGCTCCGCATCGTACTTATACTTACGGAAGTAGAGTTACGCAGTCAGTAGTTTGGGGAATACTGGCAAGAGTAAACCTTAAAATGGCAGGTGCACCATTAAGGGATGTTAGCCGTTATGCCGAAGTCATTAAATGGGCTCAGAAAGTGAAGCAGGCAGGTCATACATTAAACCCAAACTATAAGCAGGTATTCATTAATATGTCTGAGAAAAAATATGATCTTAACGAAGTCATCTGGGAAGTTGAGTTTGGTAAAAGAAATGGCACTCAGGTTGAAGAAGGATCTGTGGGTGTAATTAATGGTATTGCTGCCAATGAAAACATAGGCTATAGTTATGGTGCTAAGCATGTTACGAATAATTTTTACAACTCTTTTGATTCGGACGATCTAAGAAGAGACTGGAATATCAATACATTTTCTTATAGTGCTGATGTTGAAGGTGGTAAAGTGGCTTATTCGCCAACACAATTATACAACCGTGGGGATGCTAAATGGAGACGTGAATATGAAAATACAGCACCTAAGTTTAATGGAACATCAACAATTAATTTTCCAATTTTACGCTATTCAGATGTATTGTTGATGCTTGCGGAAGCAGAGAACGAAGTGAATGGAGTGACCTCTATTGCTGTTGATGCAGTAAATGAAGTGAAACGTCGGGCACATGGAAAACTAATGGCTGGTGAAGTAGTTAAGTCGGTTACCATTACCAATGGTGGCGCTTATACTAAAGCACCTACTGCAGTTTTTTCTGGTGGAGGCGGCGGATTTGGTGCTACGGCTACTGTAGTGGTGTCAGGTGGTAAAATCTCAGGAGTTTATATGATTAGCAGTGGTTCTGGTTATACTTCGGCTCCGGTAATTACCTTAGTAGGTGGAGAAGGAGCTGGAGGTGCAATTTTAACGCCAGTGATCAGTAAAAATGCGACCAATAATTATGACCTTACTGCGGCAGAAAAGGATTCGCCAGATAATTTAAGAACAGCAATCAGAAAAGAAAGATCATTGGAATTGTGTTTTGAAGGTTTAAGACGTTTTGATTTAGTGAGATGGGGGCAGTTTTATTCGGCAATGAAAAATTATGAAATTGAAATCGCGAATACTAAGCCGGCTACTGGTTATGATCATGCAATAAAGGCTGCGAAAAATGTTTCTGAAAGGGATACTTTATTTGCTATTCCTGCTGCAGAGCTTAATTCTAATAGAGATATCAATCAAAATAAAGGGTGGTAA
- a CDS encoding TonB-dependent receptor, with amino-acid sequence MQQIFTRKKEWLFSGISLILFMCISMTSLAQVRTVTGIVTDLQGDPLVGVIIQLKGTKTTTNSSANGSFSIKVPEGRQTLVFRYIGFEDKEAIVNQNTTVKVALRESVSQLNDVVVIGYGTATRKDLTGSVGTVSIADMQKAPVKSFDEALAGRVAGVQVISSEGQPGSPIEINIRGNNSITQSNYPLVVIDGFPMEDPNNAVVNPLNTLDPNEIESIDILKDASATAIYGARGANGVVMVTTKRGKLGEPVITYNGYFGLQENNKRMKLLNPYEFVKLQNEIDPIRTKTLYFKDGRNQESYRNLNGINWEDQVTHVAPMQNHYLSLAGGTQKTKYNISLSHVGQDGIIINSGFKRTQGKIAIDQEVSNKLKVGANVTYADLKRYGVPTSTGNYSNELNMLFSVWSFRPVAVDPNLNLIDEPIDPEVEQNYNSTFNPVLTARNELRENFSTSFTANGYLEYTIIKELKFKSIASFNRGIRRDDVFNGAFSRSAVIGNYGINGSQTHFNSNGWQNANTLTYAKRFNKSHYFDMMAGWSLESNSNAAFGATGILIPNEALGLSGIDEGDPLSITSVTSKSTMAAFISRANYKLLDRYVFTATFRADGSSRFIGDNKWAYFPSAGFAWQINNEPFAKDIKYLSNAKFRTSWGKTGNNGVSNFAVYPSIAYVNTDATNPLNSNPGYMFGNVYNKGVVYTGLGNPLLRWETTEQVNAGLDLGFFKERLTFGLDLYYKKTYDLLLNAVMPPVSGYSRAIKNIGSTQNKGLEITLGGTPVQTRDFSWNASFNIAFNQNKILGLSENQLMIVTAQNWGDDWKNIPGYVAKIGSPIAQFYGLIYDGVYGYDDFIKVGNTYTLKENIPAHGGARANIKPGDIKYKDLDGDLQITENDKTVIGSPYAKHTGGFNNNFSYKGFDLNVFFQWSYGNDIINANRIMFESSYKYGYNQFATYADRWTPENTSSNIPGVAAGSGGSLKAYSTRIIEDGSFLRLKTVSLGYKLPTDLLKRTNVIKSARVYLAAQNLYTWTNYSGYDPEVSVRNSALTPGFDYSAYPRARTITFGINSTF; translated from the coding sequence ATGCAACAAATTTTTACTAGAAAGAAGGAATGGCTCTTCAGTGGGATAAGCCTTATCCTTTTTATGTGCATTTCTATGACGTCGCTGGCGCAGGTCCGAACGGTTACCGGTATTGTGACCGATTTGCAAGGCGATCCGCTTGTCGGGGTGATCATTCAATTAAAAGGCACTAAAACAACGACTAATAGTTCTGCAAATGGAAGTTTTTCGATTAAAGTGCCGGAAGGCCGTCAAACACTTGTATTCAGGTATATTGGTTTTGAAGACAAAGAAGCCATTGTTAACCAGAATACTACTGTTAAAGTCGCTTTAAGAGAGTCTGTATCTCAATTGAATGATGTGGTGGTAATAGGCTATGGTACTGCCACGAGGAAAGATTTAACCGGATCGGTTGGAACGGTAAGTATCGCAGATATGCAAAAAGCTCCGGTAAAATCATTCGATGAGGCTTTGGCAGGTCGTGTTGCTGGGGTTCAGGTGATTTCCAGCGAGGGGCAACCAGGTTCGCCAATTGAAATCAATATCAGAGGTAATAACTCGATCACACAATCAAACTACCCATTGGTGGTTATTGATGGTTTCCCAATGGAAGACCCGAACAATGCTGTGGTAAATCCATTAAATACATTGGATCCGAATGAGATTGAGTCGATCGATATCCTTAAAGATGCTTCTGCAACCGCAATTTATGGAGCCAGAGGTGCAAATGGGGTGGTGATGGTAACAACTAAGAGAGGAAAGTTAGGCGAGCCGGTAATTACCTATAATGGTTATTTTGGTTTACAGGAGAATAATAAAAGGATGAAGTTGTTAAATCCTTATGAATTTGTGAAACTACAAAACGAGATAGATCCTATAAGAACAAAGACGCTTTATTTTAAAGACGGCCGAAACCAGGAAAGCTATAGAAACCTTAATGGTATAAATTGGGAAGATCAGGTAACTCATGTTGCACCAATGCAAAATCATTATTTATCATTGGCAGGTGGAACCCAAAAAACTAAATATAATATTTCCTTATCGCATGTTGGTCAGGATGGAATTATCATCAATTCCGGATTTAAACGTACGCAAGGGAAAATCGCCATTGATCAGGAAGTATCTAACAAACTTAAAGTAGGAGCGAATGTTACTTACGCTGACTTAAAACGTTATGGTGTACCAACATCAACAGGTAACTACAGCAATGAATTAAATATGTTGTTTAGTGTATGGTCATTCAGACCAGTAGCTGTTGATCCTAACCTCAATCTGATTGATGAACCTATTGATCCTGAAGTAGAACAAAATTATAACTCTACTTTTAATCCGGTATTGACTGCGAGAAATGAGCTCCGTGAGAACTTCTCGACCAGCTTTACCGCTAATGGATATCTGGAATATACCATCATAAAAGAGTTGAAATTCAAATCAATCGCTTCATTTAACAGGGGGATAAGAAGAGATGATGTGTTTAATGGGGCATTCTCCAGAAGTGCTGTCATTGGTAACTATGGCATTAATGGAAGTCAGACGCATTTCAATTCAAATGGCTGGCAAAATGCCAATACTTTGACTTATGCCAAAAGATTCAATAAATCGCATTATTTTGATATGATGGCAGGCTGGTCTTTAGAGTCGAATTCAAATGCTGCTTTTGGGGCTACCGGGATATTGATACCTAATGAGGCTTTAGGCTTAAGTGGTATTGATGAAGGCGATCCACTGAGTATCACTTCTGTAACTTCTAAGTCGACCATGGCGGCATTTATAAGTAGAGCCAATTATAAGTTGTTAGACAGATATGTATTTACCGCTACTTTCAGGGCCGACGGATCGTCCAGGTTTATTGGAGATAACAAATGGGCATATTTCCCTTCAGCTGGTTTTGCATGGCAAATTAATAATGAGCCTTTTGCAAAAGACATCAAATACTTGTCTAACGCTAAGTTTAGAACATCATGGGGTAAAACCGGAAATAATGGTGTGTCAAACTTTGCTGTTTATCCAAGTATTGCTTATGTAAATACTGATGCTACTAATCCTTTAAATTCAAATCCGGGTTATATGTTCGGCAATGTTTATAATAAAGGGGTAGTATATACAGGTTTAGGAAATCCCTTATTAAGATGGGAAACTACTGAGCAAGTTAACGCAGGTTTAGATCTGGGCTTCTTTAAGGAACGTTTAACATTTGGGTTGGACTTATATTATAAAAAGACATACGACTTATTGCTCAATGCAGTAATGCCTCCAGTTAGTGGATACAGCAGAGCTATTAAAAATATTGGATCTACTCAAAACAAAGGTTTAGAGATTACATTAGGAGGAACGCCTGTCCAAACCAGAGACTTTTCATGGAATGCTTCATTTAATATCGCATTCAATCAAAATAAAATCCTTGGCTTGAGTGAAAATCAGCTGATGATTGTTACAGCTCAAAATTGGGGCGATGACTGGAAAAATATTCCAGGTTATGTAGCTAAAATAGGTAGCCCGATTGCTCAGTTCTATGGCTTAATATATGATGGTGTATATGGTTATGATGATTTTATTAAAGTAGGTAATACCTATACCTTAAAGGAAAATATTCCGGCACATGGTGGTGCCAGAGCTAACATAAAACCAGGTGATATAAAGTACAAAGACTTAGATGGTGATCTTCAGATTACTGAAAATGATAAAACCGTAATTGGAAGTCCTTACGCTAAACATACAGGCGGTTTTAACAATAACTTTAGCTACAAAGGATTTGATCTGAACGTATTTTTCCAATGGTCTTATGGTAATGATATTATCAATGCCAACAGAATCATGTTCGAGTCATCTTACAAATATGGTTACAATCAGTTTGCAACTTATGCAGACAGATGGACGCCAGAAAATACAAGTTCTAATATACCAGGTGTAGCTGCTGGTAGTGGAGGTTCTCTAAAAGCCTACTCAACAAGAATTATTGAAGATGGATCTTTCCTTAGATTAAAAACGGTATCACTTGGTTATAAATTACCAACAGATCTTTTGAAAAGAACAAACGTGATAAAATCAGCTAGGGTTTATTTAGCAGCACAAAATCTTTACACGTGGACAAATTATTCAGGTTATGATCCAGAAGTTTCTGTAAGAAACAGTGCTCTAACACCAGGGTTTGATTACTCTGCTTATCCTAGAGCACGTACAATTACTTTCGGAATCAACAGTACTTTTTAA